The DNA window GTCAAGGCGGTTTGTCTGTTCGGGGCGAGCAGGGAGGTTTTTGAACCGGCATGGCGTGCTGCGTGCCCGACAACCTGGAACCCGACACTGGAAGAGGCCGTTCAGACGGCATGCCAACAGGCCCAATCCGGCGATGTTGTCCTGTTGTCACCGGCTACCTCCAGTTTTGATCTGTTTGAGAACTACAAGGCCCGAGGAAAGGCGTTTTGCAAAGCTGTCGAGGCATATTATGGGGAACTCGTCACACACTGCGACCAGATTGGGGATTGATTGGTGGCTTTTGTTTCCCCTTGCCGTGCTTACCGGGCTGGGGCTGATCATGGTCTTGAGTGCCAGCGGGGTCATGGCTGAAAAATTTTGGAACACGCCATACCATTTTATCACCCGGCAGAGCCTGTTCGCCGGGCTGGGGCTTTGTATCATGTTGGCGACAAGCAGACTTTCTCCGTCATGTCTGCATGCGCTTCATTATCCCCTGCTTGCAGGTTCCCTGGTGCTTTTGGCCTTGACCCTGCTTCCTGTCGTGGCGGTCAAGGCGGGAGGCGCAAGCAGATGGATCAATTTGGGATTTTTCAGTCTCCAGCCCCTTGAGGTGGCCAAGGTGGCCCTGGTTTTTTATCTGGCTTATTTTTTTTCCCGTAAGCAGGATCGGATAAAGACGTTTCGCATCGGGTTCGTGCCACCGTTCATGACAACCGGCATCATGTGTGCTCTGCTCCTGGTGCAGCCGGATTTTGGCGGCGCCATGTTTTTGGTCATGATTCTTTTTCTGTTTTGTCTGGTGGGGGGAACCAGGTTCAGTTATCTGGCCATTTCTTCCATCATGGCTCTGGGCCTGGCCACTGTACTTGTGATGACCTCGCCCTACCGTTTTCGACGGTGGTTCGCCTTTCTGGATCCCTTCAAGGATGCCCAGGATAGTGGATATCAACTGGTTCAATCCCTCTATGGATTCGGGGCCGGAGGCTGGTTGGGCGTGGGTCTGGGCGCTGGCAGGCAAAAGCTTTTTTTTCTGCCTGAGGCGCACAATGATTTCATCCTGGCGGTGCTTGGGGAAGAACTGGGATTTGTCGGGGTTTCACTGGTCATCGTGCTCATGGGGATCATTCTGTGGCGATGCGTGGTCATCGCCCTGAACCAAAAGGATATGCAGGATCGTTTTTTGGCTTTTGGCGCGGGATTGATCATCATTCTGGGTGCCATTTTGAATATGGCGGTTGTTCTGGCCGTGGCACCGCCCAAGGGCGTTGCCTTCCCCTTCTTGAGTTATGGCGGGAGCAATATGCTGACCAGTTTCTTTTGCATGGGCATTCTGCTCAACCTGTCGAGGCGGGGATCACGAGCTCGCTGAACCGGGACAGGCCAGAATGGCACGTGGCGCAAGGATACTCTAACCAAGAGTGAATCGTGGAACGCATTATTCTGACGACAGGAGGCACTGGAGGCCATATTTTTCCAGCTCTGGCCGTTGCCGAAGCCGTACGGTCGCGCTTTCCTGAGTGCAGGATTCTTTTTGTGGGAGGCTCCCACGGACCCGAAGCCCAGTTGGCCCGGGAGGCCGGCCTTGAGTTTGTGGCCTTGCCGTCCCAGGGTATTCTCGGCAAGGGGCTCCGGTTTTTTCCCGGGCTGTTGCGCATGGGGTGGGGCGTTGTACGGGGCATGCTGCTTGTCCGTTCGTTCAAACCCCAGGTGATTGTCGGATTTGGCGGATATGCCGGATTTCCCGCAGTCATGGCCGGGAGCCTGCTGCGTGTACCCACGGCCGTGCATGAGCAGAACAGTATCCCCGGCATGTGTAACAGAACGCTGGGGAAGCGGGTTGATCGCATTTTTGTATCTTTTGAGGACAAATCCACCTTGTTTGATGTCTCCAAGGTGGTGCTGACCGGGAATCCCGTTCGCAGGGATATTGTCAATCTCGGCAGACAGGATCCGGGCAAGGGGTCGGTGCAGGGAAAAAATCTTCTTGTCCTTGGAGGAAGTCAGGGCGCCACGGCCATTAATGATGCGATCATTGACATTCTTCCCTCATTGCGCAGGGAGCGTGTGAATATCTGGCATCAGACAGGTGCCAGGGATTGGGACCGTATCCGGGCTGCGTACCAGGAGCGGTATCCCGAAGCCCGAGTGGATCCTTTTATCAAGAATATGGCCGAGGCCTATGATTTTGCCGATCTGGTCGTATGTCGGGCAGGGGCAACCACCCTTGCCGAGCTGACCATTGCGGGCAAGCCGAGCATATTGATTCCGTTTCCCTATGCCGTGCATGATCATCAACTCAAGAACGCCCGATATCTGGAAGAGGCCGGTGCAGCCCTGGTCATGGTTCAGAGCTACCTGGACGAGGTCAATCTGGCCGGGACCATTACGGATCTCATGACCATGCACGAGAAGCTTCGGGCCATGCGTCACAATGCCCGTCGCCTGGGCCAGCCCAAAGCAGCAGAATCCATTGTCAGCGAAATGGAAACCATGGTCCAGGGTACAGGAGATTCTTTTCACCCCTAACATGTCCGCAGGTCGAGGTTGGGCCGCACGGCATATACCAGAATTCATATGCGAAACAAGATTCAGAAAATTCATATGGTCGGGATCGGTGGTACCGGAATGAGCGGTATAGCCGAGGTTCTCCTCAATCTCGGGTACGACGTCAGCGGTTCGGATCTGGGGCGCACGCCTGTGATCGAGCGTCTGGAAAAACTGGGCGCGCGTATCGCCCAAGGGCACGATGGTGCCAATCTTGGCGAGGCCCATGTACTGGTGCGATCTTCGGCCATTGCCGATGACAATCCAGAAGTGCTCAAGGCCCGCGAGCAAGGAATACCCATCATCCCCCGGGCTGAAATGCTTGCCGAGCTCATGCGTCTGAAAACGGGCATTGCCGTGGCCGGGACCCATGGCAAGACAACGACCACCTCGTTTTTGGCCACCATGTTCAAGGAGGCCGGGTTCGATCCCACAGTGATCATCGGCGGCATTCTCAACGCCTACGGAAGCAATGCCATGCTCGGGAAGGGCGAATACCTCATTGCCGAGGCCGACGAATCAGATGGCTCGTTTCTCTGCCTTCAGCCCATCCTGAATGTGGTCACCAATATTGATGCGGATCATCTTGATTTTTATGCGGATCTGGAAGACGTCCAGGCAACCTTTGTTCGCTTCATGAACGCCATTCCCTTTTACGGGCTGAACGTGGTCTGCGGGGATGACCCCAACATCAGGGCCATTTTGCCCAGGATCAAGCGTCCCGTTGTAACCTACGGGCTCGGCCCGGACAATGATCTGCGTGCTGAAGTGGAATCCTGCGAATATGGCTCCCGGTTCAAGGTACTGCTCAATGGTACGCCGTGGGGCGAGATCGTTTTGGCCCAGCCGGGAAGACACAATATTTTGAATGCATTGGGCGGAATAGGCGTGGCCATTGAGGCCGGTGTTCCCAAGGAGGCCATTGTCAAGGGGTTGTCCCAGTTTGGAGGGGTTGGACGCCGATTCGAACGCAAGGGAGAGCGCAATCAGGTCCTGGTTATTGATGATTACGGCCACCATCCCACCGAGATCAAGGCGACCCTGCGAACCGCCAGGGAGTGTTTTCCCGACAAGCGCCTTGTGGTTGCTTTTCAGCCGCACCGCTTTTCCAGGACCAAGGCGTTGTTTGGGGATTTTTGCACCTGCTTTGCGGACGCCGATGTCCTTCTCTTGACGGAAATCTATCCTGCCTCGGAAACGCCCATTCCCGGGGTCAATGGTCTGAATCTGGCCCGGGCCATCAAGCAGGTTTCGGATCTCAAGGTTCTTTTTTACGAGGATTTCGGCGCCATGAGCGATGCCCTGCCCGGGGTGGTGCAACCCGGTGATGTGCTGTTGACCATTGGAGCGGGCAATATCTGGTCCGTGGGGATGAACTACCTGCACAAGCCATGAAGATAACTGTTCAGCCATCGTTTCGGGAACTGACCACATTGCGTCTGGGGGGACAGGCCAGATGTCTGCTCGTCCCCCAATGTGATGCGGACTATGAAGCCATTCCCCGGGAGGCTGAACGGTATGGAGGCAGGCTCTTGGCCTTGGGTCGGGGATCCAATATTCTGGCAGGGGATGGAGAACACGATCTTGCCCTGATACGCCGCCCTTGTCTGGCAGCGCCCAGGGTTGTCCGGACTACCTCGAACAAGGTGCTGGTTGCCGTGGACGGGGGCATGACATTGGCCGGACTGCTGGCCTGGTGCATCAAGCATGAGTGTTCGGGGTTGGAGCCCCTGGCCGGGATCCCGGGAAGTATCGGGGGGGCGGTGGCCATGAACGCGGGTTCCCATGGTTGCGAATGTTTCGATCTGCTGCAGGCCCTTCGGATATGGACCCCGAAAGATGGCGTGGTTTGGGTTGATCGTGAAATATGTCGGGCTGGATACCGGCGGTTTGCCCTTCAGGGATATGATGGCGTGTTTGCCGTTCTGGAAGCGCTTCTGGCCTTTGAAACTTGTTCCAGGGACGTGATTCGAAAACGGGTCAAATCGTGGTTTGTACGCAAGAAGAGCGTCCAGCCGCTGACGGCCTGGACCGCAGGGTGTGCTTTCAAGAATCCCCTGAATCATTCGGCCGGAAGATTGCTCGATCAGGCAGGGTTGCGGGGGTATGCACTGGGAGGGATGCGGTTTTCGCCCGTTCATGCCAACTTCCTGGAAAATACCGGAAAGGGGACGGCCACCCAGGCATTCGAACTGATGGATCTGGCCCGGGAAACCGTTGCAAAGCGTTTCGGTATGGTGCTGGAACGTGAAGTCGAGGTCCTTGAATGCCCGTGAGTTGGTCAACCACATTGCGAGGGCGGAAAAAGTCTTCCCGGAGGAGCAACGCCTATCGAGTTTCCCAGGGGGAACCCCTTGTTCGGAGAGTGGCTGGGTTCCTGGGGTTCTGGTTCAAGACCGGCCTGGCGTTCATGTTTGTCGGACTGGTGAGCGTGGCACTGGTTTATGCCTATCGCTATGTCACTGTGCAGCCTTTTTTCGCCTTGAACGAGGTTCGGGTGAGCGGCAATTCCCATCAAAGCGACGCCACCCTTCTGGCGCGTGCCGGGATCAATTTGGGACAGAATATTTTTGAGGTGAACATTGGGCAGATACAGGAACGTTTGCAAAAGGATCCATGGATTGATCGCGTTTCCATTCGTCGTGTTTTGCCCGATCGCCTGGAGATCCATGTGGGTGAAAGACAGGCCTGTTTTTGGGTCATCCGGGAGCATGAACTGTTTTATGCTGATCAAAGGGGCCGGTTGATAGACAAGGTCGAGCCGGCACATTTCATCTCCTTGCCGATTCTTGGCCCTTTGGAAAAAAACGGCATGGAAGATGTGCTTTCCCGAACGGTCGATCTTTTGAATACCAACAGTCTGCCCTTTGGATTCGCATCCATAGAGAACCTTGCGGTTTCTCCTGACGGGAACTTGGAGATTTTTCTCAATCGTCCGGACATGCTGGTGACTCTGGGAGTACGTGAGCTGGAAACCAATTGCCGACGGTTGACCATGGTTTGGAATGATTTGGAAAAACGCAGGGAACACCAACGTGTCAGAAGCCTTCAGGCCTTTGCAGGCAAGGTTTGGGCAGACGTAAGCTGATGGGATGGCCCGTTTTCCAAGCGGTCATCACGAGACAAACGCATTTCATTCCCCTGTATCAAGGCTCAGGCGGCCAGGGGCAGCATGTTTTGAACAAAGGATATGATAATGGCCAAATCGGAACTTGTCGTAGGACTGGACATCGGGACCACGAAAATCTGTGCTGTGGTGGGTGAAGTTACTCCTGACGGGGTGGATGTGGTTGGCATTGGCACGAGTCCATCCACCGGACTTCGCAAGGGTGTGGTCGTCAACATTGAGCAGACCGTTCAATCCATCAAAAAGGCCTTGGAAGAGGCCGAACTCATGGCAGGTTGCGAAATTCGCTCCGTGTATGCGGGGATTGCCGGGAGTCATATCGCGGGATTCAACAGCCACGGTGTTATTGCCGTCAAGGGCGGAGAAGTCACGGCCAGAGATGTGGAACGGGTTCTGGATGCCGCCAAGGCCGTGGCCATTCCTCTGGATCGGGAGGTCATTCACATTCTGCCCCAGGAGTACATTGTCGACGATCAGCGGGGCATTACGGCCCCCCTTGGCATGGCCGGGGTCCGTCTTGAGGTCAAGGTGCACATTGTCACCGGAGCGGTGACCAGCGCCCAGAACATTGTCCGTTCATGCCATCGTTCAGGCCTTGATGTGGAGGATATCGTTCTGGAGTCTCTGGCTTCGGCCAAATCCATTTTGACGGATGAGGAGCGGGAAATCGGCGTTGCCCTGGTGGATTTGGGCGGCGGGACAACGGATCTGGCCATTTTCAGTAATGACGCCATCAAGCATACGTCCGTACTCGCCCTGGGAGGGGCCAACCTGACTAACGATATTGCCTTTGGGCTGCGTACTCCCATGCAGGCTGCCGAAAGGATCAAGGTCAAATACGGATGCGCCCTGGGGGATCTGGTGGCCGGAGATGAGGTGATTGACGTTCCCAGTGTGGGCGGGCGGGATCCCCGAAAGCTTTCCCGTCATGTCCTTGCCGAGATTTGCGAGCCTCGCATGGAAGAAATTTTCGCATTGGTCGATCAGGAACTGGTCCGATCCGGCTACAAGAAACTTATTGGTGCCGGTGTTGTGCTGACAGGCGGGGGCGCCCTTATTCAGGGGGCCCAGGATCTTGCCGAGCAGATATTCAACGTGCCCACTCGGGTCGGATTTCCCAAGGGAGTCGGTGGATTGACCGATGTGGTCAAGAGCTCCATGTATGCCACGGCCGTGGGGCTGCTTTTGTATGGGGCCGAAAAGGCCGACATGAAACGTGGCATTCGAATTCGTGACAAAAACATGTTCAATCGTATCCTGACGTCCATGAAAAAGTGGTTTGTGGATATTTCATAACTCTGGGTAAAGATGGACCGGTCCCGGGGCGGTCCTCAGGAAATAGACGGATATATCCTGAACAAGGGAGGAAAAGGCATGGAATTTTTGGAACTTGAAACCGAAGACAACGCAAAAATCAGGGTTGTCGGCGTTGGTGGCGGTGGTGGTAATGCAGTCAACAACATGATTTCCTCGGCCATGAAGGGGGTGACCTTTATCACCGCCAATACGGATATCCAGGCGTTGAAGCATTCCAAGGCCGAGTTCAAATTGCAGCTTGGGGAAAAATTGACCAAGGGGCTCGGAGCAGGCGCCAATCCCGAGGTGGGGCGTGATGCCGCTCAGGAAAGCATCGGCCAGATCAAGGAAACCCTGGGTGAATGCGATATGGTTTTTGTCACGGCGGGCATGGGCGGTGGTACCGGGACCGGCGCGGCTCCGGTTATTGCCCAGGCAGCCAAGGAGATTGGTGCCTTGACCG is part of the Desulfoplanes formicivorans genome and encodes:
- the ftsW gene encoding putative lipid II flippase FtsW, with the translated sequence MGNSSHTATRLGIDWWLLFPLAVLTGLGLIMVLSASGVMAEKFWNTPYHFITRQSLFAGLGLCIMLATSRLSPSCLHALHYPLLAGSLVLLALTLLPVVAVKAGGASRWINLGFFSLQPLEVAKVALVFYLAYFFSRKQDRIKTFRIGFVPPFMTTGIMCALLLVQPDFGGAMFLVMILFLFCLVGGTRFSYLAISSIMALGLATVLVMTSPYRFRRWFAFLDPFKDAQDSGYQLVQSLYGFGAGGWLGVGLGAGRQKLFFLPEAHNDFILAVLGEELGFVGVSLVIVLMGIILWRCVVIALNQKDMQDRFLAFGAGLIIILGAILNMAVVLAVAPPKGVAFPFLSYGGSNMLTSFFCMGILLNLSRRGSRAR
- the ftsA gene encoding cell division protein FtsA, whose amino-acid sequence is MAKSELVVGLDIGTTKICAVVGEVTPDGVDVVGIGTSPSTGLRKGVVVNIEQTVQSIKKALEEAELMAGCEIRSVYAGIAGSHIAGFNSHGVIAVKGGEVTARDVERVLDAAKAVAIPLDREVIHILPQEYIVDDQRGITAPLGMAGVRLEVKVHIVTGAVTSAQNIVRSCHRSGLDVEDIVLESLASAKSILTDEEREIGVALVDLGGGTTDLAIFSNDAIKHTSVLALGGANLTNDIAFGLRTPMQAAERIKVKYGCALGDLVAGDEVIDVPSVGGRDPRKLSRHVLAEICEPRMEEIFALVDQELVRSGYKKLIGAGVVLTGGGALIQGAQDLAEQIFNVPTRVGFPKGVGGLTDVVKSSMYATAVGLLLYGAEKADMKRGIRIRDKNMFNRILTSMKKWFVDIS
- the murG gene encoding undecaprenyldiphospho-muramoylpentapeptide beta-N-acetylglucosaminyltransferase, whose amino-acid sequence is MERIILTTGGTGGHIFPALAVAEAVRSRFPECRILFVGGSHGPEAQLAREAGLEFVALPSQGILGKGLRFFPGLLRMGWGVVRGMLLVRSFKPQVIVGFGGYAGFPAVMAGSLLRVPTAVHEQNSIPGMCNRTLGKRVDRIFVSFEDKSTLFDVSKVVLTGNPVRRDIVNLGRQDPGKGSVQGKNLLVLGGSQGATAINDAIIDILPSLRRERVNIWHQTGARDWDRIRAAYQERYPEARVDPFIKNMAEAYDFADLVVCRAGATTLAELTIAGKPSILIPFPYAVHDHQLKNARYLEEAGAALVMVQSYLDEVNLAGTITDLMTMHEKLRAMRHNARRLGQPKAAESIVSEMETMVQGTGDSFHP
- the murC gene encoding UDP-N-acetylmuramate--L-alanine ligase; the protein is MRNKIQKIHMVGIGGTGMSGIAEVLLNLGYDVSGSDLGRTPVIERLEKLGARIAQGHDGANLGEAHVLVRSSAIADDNPEVLKAREQGIPIIPRAEMLAELMRLKTGIAVAGTHGKTTTTSFLATMFKEAGFDPTVIIGGILNAYGSNAMLGKGEYLIAEADESDGSFLCLQPILNVVTNIDADHLDFYADLEDVQATFVRFMNAIPFYGLNVVCGDDPNIRAILPRIKRPVVTYGLGPDNDLRAEVESCEYGSRFKVLLNGTPWGEIVLAQPGRHNILNALGGIGVAIEAGVPKEAIVKGLSQFGGVGRRFERKGERNQVLVIDDYGHHPTEIKATLRTARECFPDKRLVVAFQPHRFSRTKALFGDFCTCFADADVLLLTEIYPASETPIPGVNGLNLARAIKQVSDLKVLFYEDFGAMSDALPGVVQPGDVLLTIGAGNIWSVGMNYLHKP
- the murB gene encoding UDP-N-acetylmuramate dehydrogenase — its product is MKITVQPSFRELTTLRLGGQARCLLVPQCDADYEAIPREAERYGGRLLALGRGSNILAGDGEHDLALIRRPCLAAPRVVRTTSNKVLVAVDGGMTLAGLLAWCIKHECSGLEPLAGIPGSIGGAVAMNAGSHGCECFDLLQALRIWTPKDGVVWVDREICRAGYRRFALQGYDGVFAVLEALLAFETCSRDVIRKRVKSWFVRKKSVQPLTAWTAGCAFKNPLNHSAGRLLDQAGLRGYALGGMRFSPVHANFLENTGKGTATQAFELMDLARETVAKRFGMVLEREVEVLECP
- a CDS encoding cell division protein FtsQ/DivIB, with product MAGFLGFWFKTGLAFMFVGLVSVALVYAYRYVTVQPFFALNEVRVSGNSHQSDATLLARAGINLGQNIFEVNIGQIQERLQKDPWIDRVSIRRVLPDRLEIHVGERQACFWVIREHELFYADQRGRLIDKVEPAHFISLPILGPLEKNGMEDVLSRTVDLLNTNSLPFGFASIENLAVSPDGNLEIFLNRPDMLVTLGVRELETNCRRLTMVWNDLEKRREHQRVRSLQAFAGKVWADVS